Proteins from a single region of Fusobacterium sp. SYSU M8D902:
- the rpoC gene encoding DNA-directed RNA polymerase subunit beta', with product MGIRSFEKIRIRLASPEKIEEWSHGEVTKPETINYRTLNPESDGLFCEKIFGPTKDWECGCGKYKRMRYKGLVCEKCGVEVTRSKVRRERMGHISLAAPVSHIWYSKGTPNKMSLIIGLSPKELESVLYFARYVVTETGESNLKEGKILTEKEYKLYKQLYGNRFEALMGAEAILKLLEKINLEELREELEKELDDVSSSQKRKKVVKRLKIVRDFISSDNKPEWMILKNVPVIPADLRPMVQLDGGRFATSDLNDLYRRVINRNNRLKKLLEIKAPEIVVKNEKRMLQEAVDALIDNGRRGKPVVAQNNRELKSLSDMLKGKQGRFRQNLLGKRVDYSARSVIVVGPSLKMNQCGIPKKMALELYKPFIMRELVKRELASNIKTAKKLVEEADDKVWDVIEDVIQDHPVLLNRAPTLHRLSIQAFEPVLIEGKAIRLHPLVCSAFNADFDGDQMAVHLMLSPEAIMEAKLLMLAPNNIISPSNGEPIAVPSQDMVMGCFYMTKERPGSKGEGKAFSNIDQALTAYQNKVIDTHAIIKVRINGEMIETTAGRLMFNELLPEVDKQYNQTFGKSQLKKLIAKLYDEHGFAETAELINNIKNFGYHYGAMAGVSVGIEDLEIPEAKKEILAKADDQVAQIEADYKAGKIINEERYRKTITVWSEATDAVTKAMMDGLDQFNPVYMMANSGARGNISQMRQLAAMRGNMADTQGRIIEVPIKANFREGLTVLEFFMSSHGARKGLADTALRTADSGYLTRRLVDISHEVIVNAEDCGTHQGIEVGELISDGKVIEELKERINGRVLAEDLVFEGEVIATRNTLIGKELIKKIDELGIRKVKIRSPLTCALEKGVCRKCYGMDLSNHKEILLGEAVGVIAAQSIGEPGTQLTMRTFHTGGVATAATVVTGVRAENSGKVAYRDVKILVNEENGDEIVVSQSAKLIIGNYDYEVPSGSILKVKEGQHVEIGETLVTFDPFHIPIIADQDGRIEYRELYVKENYDEKYDVTEFMAIKPVESGDINPRVVVFDAEGNTKGSYTIPFGAYLMVREGEEIKKGQIIAKIIKEGAGTKDITGGLPRVQELFEARNPKGKAMLTEIEGKIEVTGKKKKGMRVILVKSVSDSSDYKEYLVPVGERLVVTDGMLVKAGDKITEGAISPFDVLNIKGLVAAEQFILESVQQVYRDQGVTVNDKHIEIIVKQMFKKVRIVDSGASLFLEDEVVEKRVVELENEKLQALGKPVIKYEPIIQGITKAAVNTGSFISAASFQETTKVLSNAAIEGKVDFLEGLKENVIIGKKIPAGTGFSAYKKIKAKVIEEDLMEQE from the coding sequence ATGGGAATTAGAAGTTTTGAGAAAATAAGAATTAGATTAGCATCTCCTGAGAAGATCGAAGAATGGTCTCATGGAGAGGTTACAAAACCTGAAACTATAAACTATAGAACTTTAAATCCAGAAAGTGATGGACTTTTCTGTGAAAAGATATTCGGACCAACAAAAGATTGGGAATGTGGATGTGGAAAGTACAAAAGAATGAGATATAAGGGACTAGTTTGTGAGAAATGTGGGGTAGAAGTAACTAGATCTAAGGTAAGAAGAGAGAGAATGGGACACATTTCTCTTGCTGCACCAGTTTCTCATATTTGGTATTCTAAAGGAACACCAAATAAAATGTCGCTTATAATAGGATTATCTCCAAAAGAATTGGAATCTGTACTATATTTTGCAAGATACGTAGTAACAGAGACTGGAGAGAGTAACTTAAAAGAAGGAAAAATATTAACTGAAAAAGAGTATAAACTATACAAACAGTTATATGGAAATAGATTTGAGGCTTTAATGGGAGCTGAAGCTATACTAAAACTTCTTGAAAAGATAAATCTTGAAGAGTTAAGAGAAGAATTAGAAAAAGAGTTAGATGACGTAAGCTCATCACAAAAAAGAAAGAAAGTTGTAAAAAGATTAAAAATAGTTAGAGATTTTATCTCTTCAGACAACAAACCTGAATGGATGATATTGAAAAATGTTCCAGTTATACCAGCTGATTTAAGACCTATGGTACAATTAGATGGAGGAAGATTTGCTACTTCTGACTTAAATGATCTATACAGAAGAGTTATCAATAGAAATAACAGACTTAAGAAGTTATTAGAGATAAAAGCACCTGAAATCGTTGTTAAAAACGAAAAAAGAATGCTTCAAGAAGCAGTGGACGCTTTAATAGATAACGGAAGAAGAGGAAAACCTGTTGTTGCTCAAAATAATAGAGAGTTAAAGTCTTTATCAGATATGTTAAAAGGAAAACAAGGAAGATTTAGACAAAACCTACTAGGTAAAAGGGTTGACTACTCAGCGAGATCGGTTATCGTTGTTGGACCTTCATTAAAAATGAACCAATGTGGAATCCCTAAGAAAATGGCTCTTGAGCTTTATAAGCCTTTCATAATGAGAGAACTTGTAAAGAGAGAGTTAGCTTCTAACATAAAAACTGCTAAAAAATTAGTTGAAGAAGCAGATGACAAAGTATGGGATGTAATTGAAGATGTAATTCAAGATCACCCAGTATTACTAAACAGAGCCCCGACTCTACACAGACTATCTATTCAAGCTTTTGAACCTGTGTTAATAGAAGGAAAGGCTATTAGACTTCACCCATTAGTATGTTCAGCATTCAACGCTGACTTCGACGGGGACCAAATGGCAGTTCACTTAATGTTATCACCAGAAGCTATAATGGAAGCTAAACTACTTATGTTAGCTCCAAACAACATAATCTCTCCTTCAAATGGAGAACCGATAGCTGTTCCGTCTCAGGATATGGTTATGGGATGTTTCTACATGACAAAAGAGAGACCAGGATCTAAAGGAGAAGGAAAAGCATTCTCAAATATAGATCAAGCATTAACAGCTTACCAAAATAAAGTAATAGATACACATGCTATTATAAAAGTAAGAATAAATGGTGAGATGATAGAAACTACTGCTGGTAGATTGATGTTCAATGAACTATTACCAGAAGTGGATAAACAATATAACCAAACTTTTGGAAAATCACAGTTAAAGAAATTAATTGCTAAGTTATATGACGAGCACGGATTTGCTGAAACTGCTGAATTAATCAATAATATCAAAAACTTCGGATACCATTATGGTGCTATGGCAGGGGTATCTGTTGGTATTGAAGACCTTGAAATTCCAGAAGCTAAGAAAGAGATATTAGCTAAAGCTGATGATCAAGTAGCTCAAATCGAAGCTGACTATAAAGCTGGTAAGATAATAAACGAAGAGAGATACAGAAAAACTATCACTGTTTGGTCAGAAGCAACTGATGCAGTAACAAAAGCAATGATGGACGGACTAGATCAGTTCAACCCAGTTTACATGATGGCGAACTCAGGAGCCAGAGGTAATATTTCTCAGATGAGACAGCTAGCTGCAATGAGGGGAAATATGGCCGATACACAGGGTAGAATCATTGAGGTACCTATTAAAGCCAACTTCCGTGAGGGACTAACAGTATTAGAGTTCTTTATGTCATCACACGGAGCTAGAAAAGGACTAGCAGATACTGCGTTAAGAACTGCCGATTCAGGATACTTAACAAGAAGACTTGTTGATATTTCACACGAAGTTATAGTAAATGCTGAAGATTGTGGAACTCATCAAGGAATAGAAGTTGGAGAATTAATCTCTGATGGTAAAGTTATTGAAGAGTTAAAAGAGAGAATCAATGGAAGAGTTCTTGCTGAAGATTTAGTATTCGAAGGAGAAGTTATAGCTACTAGAAATACTTTAATTGGAAAAGAACTAATCAAGAAAATTGATGAATTAGGAATTAGAAAGGTTAAGATCAGATCTCCATTAACATGTGCTCTAGAAAAAGGAGTATGTAGAAAATGTTATGGAATGGACTTATCTAACCATAAAGAGATATTACTTGGAGAAGCGGTTGGAGTTATAGCAGCTCAATCAATCGGAGAACCAGGAACACAGCTTACAATGAGAACGTTCCATACTGGAGGAGTTGCAACAGCAGCAACAGTAGTAACAGGAGTTAGAGCTGAAAACTCAGGTAAAGTAGCATATAGAGATGTTAAGATACTTGTAAATGAAGAGAATGGAGACGAGATTGTAGTTAGCCAATCTGCTAAATTAATTATTGGAAACTATGATTACGAAGTTCCTTCTGGATCAATATTAAAAGTTAAAGAGGGACAACATGTTGAGATTGGAGAAACTCTAGTAACATTTGATCCATTCCATATTCCTATTATTGCTGACCAAGATGGAAGAATAGAGTATAGAGAACTTTATGTAAAAGAAAACTATGATGAAAAATATGATGTTACAGAGTTTATGGCAATAAAACCTGTAGAGTCTGGAGATATCAACCCTAGAGTTGTAGTTTTTGATGCTGAAGGAAATACAAAAGGAAGTTACACTATTCCATTCGGAGCTTACTTGATGGTAAGAGAAGGGGAAGAGATCAAAAAAGGACAGATTATTGCTAAGATAATAAAAGAAGGAGCCGGAACAAAAGACATCACTGGAGGTCTTCCAAGAGTTCAAGAGTTATTTGAAGCAAGAAATCCAAAAGGAAAAGCAATGCTTACTGAGATAGAAGGTAAGATTGAAGTAACTGGTAAGAAGAAAAAAGGTATGAGAGTAATCTTAGTAAAATCAGTATCTGATTCAAGTGATTACAAAGAGTACTTAGTACCAGTTGGAGAGCGTCTAGTTGTTACTGACGGAATGCTTGTAAAAGCAGGAGATAAGATAACAGAAGGAGCTATATCTCCATTTGACGTATTAAACATTAAAGGACTTGTAGCAGCTGAGCAGTTCATCCTAGAATCTGTACAACAAGTGTATAGAGACCAAGGAGTTACTGTAAATGATAAGCATATAGAGATTATCGTTAAACAGATGTTTAAGAAAGTTAGAATTGTTGATTCAGGAGCTTCTTTATTCTTAGAAGATGAAGTAGTTGAGAAGAGAGTAGTTGAATTAGAAAATGAAAAACTACAAGCTCTAGGAAAACCAGTAATCAAATATGAACCAATTATTCAAGGTATAACTAAAGCCGCTGTAAATACAGGAAGTTTCATATCAGCAGCATCATTCCAAGAGACTACAAAAGTTCTTTCAAATGCAGCTATAGAAGGAAAAGTTG